In Trichomycterus rosablanca isolate fTriRos1 chromosome 4, fTriRos1.hap1, whole genome shotgun sequence, one DNA window encodes the following:
- the mrps14 gene encoding 28S ribosomal protein S14, mitochondrial isoform X1 codes for MAACTMLRSGLGFLQSSLLFTKQACRSPLGVLDHIRGYYVDWRMLRDVKRRQMAFEYADTRLRINAIRKNTVLPKELQEVADKEIAALPRDSCPVRIRNRCVVTSRPRGVKRRWRLSRIVFRQLADHNQMSGIQRAMW; via the exons ATGGCTGCTTGCACAATGTTGAGGTCTGGTTTGGGTTTCCTGCAGTCTTCATTGCTGTTCACGAAACag GCATGCAGAAGTCCACTGGGAGTCCTGGACCACATCAGAGGTTATTATGTTGACTGGAGAATGCTACGTGACGTAAAGAGGAGACAGATGGCTTTCGAATACGCCGACACGAGACTGCGCATCAACGCTATTAGAAAGAACACGGTTTTACCTAAAGAGTTACAG GAAGTAGCAGATAAAGAAATCGCCGCATTGCCCCGAGACAGCTGCCCGGTGCGCATCCGCAACAGGTGTGTGGTCACCTCACGACCCCGTGGAGTAAAACGCAGGTGGCGTCTGAGCCGCATCGTCTTTAGACAGCTTGCTGACCACAACCAGATGTCTGGCATTCAGAGAGCCATGTGGTGA
- the mrps14 gene encoding 28S ribosomal protein S14, mitochondrial isoform X2, whose translation MSTSRNVRVLTSYHLYACRSPLGVLDHIRGYYVDWRMLRDVKRRQMAFEYADTRLRINAIRKNTVLPKELQEVADKEIAALPRDSCPVRIRNRCVVTSRPRGVKRRWRLSRIVFRQLADHNQMSGIQRAMW comes from the exons ATGTCAACATCGAGAAACGTTCGAGTATTAACAAGCTATcatttgtat GCATGCAGAAGTCCACTGGGAGTCCTGGACCACATCAGAGGTTATTATGTTGACTGGAGAATGCTACGTGACGTAAAGAGGAGACAGATGGCTTTCGAATACGCCGACACGAGACTGCGCATCAACGCTATTAGAAAGAACACGGTTTTACCTAAAGAGTTACAG GAAGTAGCAGATAAAGAAATCGCCGCATTGCCCCGAGACAGCTGCCCGGTGCGCATCCGCAACAGGTGTGTGGTCACCTCACGACCCCGTGGAGTAAAACGCAGGTGGCGTCTGAGCCGCATCGTCTTTAGACAGCTTGCTGACCACAACCAGATGTCTGGCATTCAGAGAGCCATGTGGTGA
- the mrps14 gene encoding 28S ribosomal protein S14, mitochondrial isoform X3: MENACRSPLGVLDHIRGYYVDWRMLRDVKRRQMAFEYADTRLRINAIRKNTVLPKELQEVADKEIAALPRDSCPVRIRNRCVVTSRPRGVKRRWRLSRIVFRQLADHNQMSGIQRAMW, from the exons atggaaaat GCATGCAGAAGTCCACTGGGAGTCCTGGACCACATCAGAGGTTATTATGTTGACTGGAGAATGCTACGTGACGTAAAGAGGAGACAGATGGCTTTCGAATACGCCGACACGAGACTGCGCATCAACGCTATTAGAAAGAACACGGTTTTACCTAAAGAGTTACAG GAAGTAGCAGATAAAGAAATCGCCGCATTGCCCCGAGACAGCTGCCCGGTGCGCATCCGCAACAGGTGTGTGGTCACCTCACGACCCCGTGGAGTAAAACGCAGGTGGCGTCTGAGCCGCATCGTCTTTAGACAGCTTGCTGACCACAACCAGATGTCTGGCATTCAGAGAGCCATGTGGTGA